One segment of Deltaproteobacteria bacterium DNA contains the following:
- a CDS encoding sulfite exporter TauE/SafE family protein, with protein sequence MSAGILAALVAGAFVTSILSAIVGMGGGLTLLGLMTALLPPTWVVPLHAVVQLFSNFTRTLVFLRQVSWKIFLIYLLPMIGGVALATSLWQPTKMGYLKPAIGLFILAFLAWRRFGAPRFGQRNLPLWTFAPVGLFVGFLTLFVGATGPFVAPFFLRDDLSKEEIVATKAACQSIGHALKIPAFLTLGFDFQPHLGLVAAMVVAVILGTVLGKAILHRISRPFFLLLFESVLVVMALWLLLGAAFG encoded by the coding sequence TTGTCCGCCGGGATCCTCGCCGCCCTGGTCGCGGGGGCCTTCGTCACCTCGATCCTCTCGGCCATCGTGGGGATGGGCGGGGGGCTGACCCTCCTGGGGCTGATGACGGCCCTCCTCCCGCCCACCTGGGTGGTGCCGCTGCACGCGGTCGTGCAGCTCTTCTCGAACTTCACCCGGACGCTCGTCTTCCTGCGGCAGGTCAGCTGGAAGATCTTCCTGATCTACCTGCTGCCGATGATCGGCGGCGTCGCCCTGGCCACCTCGCTCTGGCAACCCACGAAGATGGGCTACCTCAAGCCGGCGATCGGGCTCTTCATCCTGGCCTTCCTCGCCTGGCGCCGCTTCGGCGCGCCGCGCTTCGGTCAGCGAAACCTCCCCCTCTGGACCTTCGCCCCGGTGGGGCTCTTCGTCGGCTTCCTCACCCTCTTCGTCGGCGCCACCGGGCCCTTCGTGGCCCCCTTCTTCCTGCGGGACGATCTCTCGAAGGAGGAGATCGTCGCGACCAAGGCGGCCTGCCAGTCCATCGGGCACGCCCTCAAGATCCCGGCGTTCCTGACCCTGGGCTTCGACTTCCAGCCCCACCTGGGCCTGGTCGCGGCGATGGTGGTCGCGGTGATCCTGGGGACGGTGCTGGGCAAGGCCATCCTCCACCGGATCTCCCGGCCTTTCTTCCTTCTCCTCTTCGAGAGCGTACTGGTGGTCATGGCCCTCTGGCTTCTGCTGGGGGCAGCCTTCGGCTAG